The Danio aesculapii chromosome 7, fDanAes4.1, whole genome shotgun sequence DNA window TGTTCAATATACCTGTCCTTTAATGTCAGCTTTTTATAGGTCCGTATGCTCACTGTATGAGCATTCAAGTGCAGACTGTGCATGAAATCTCACAGCTTGATCATGTCTCATGTTTGTCTTTTGTTAAACGATGCTGCCTTTGCTTTTGTTGTGTCCGTACAGATGATAAACAAATAAACGGTTGTAAATATTAATGGTCTGCTGTCTCGTATTGATCAGCGTGAATAAAGGTGCACTAGTCTAGAAATAAGGCGACTCATAGATGAAATGCATTGAAATAACCACAAGACGTTTCctgtaagttgtttttttttttttctctcagttaTGATTCGCAACGGAACATTTTGTTACCTCTCACCTCCCCTACCAAAACCACACTCACCCCCTCCTCTTCTACCTTTAAAGCCCATGATGAGGTTTAGGACATACATTCATTCTGTCATTATCAGCATCATCTTGTGAAGCAGAATCAGCAGCTATGGGTCATTATTGTGTCTATCTGCTCGTTGGACTTCTGGCCATCACGTTCCTTCAGACTGGTGTAATGGGCAACCGTAAGTCACATTAAACCTTATTTATGTACTTGTTCAGTGGTGTGAATTAATGTATAAAACAGTTATTGTCTCATTTACCAGAGTGAAAAGGTGAAGCCTTATCTgatctcatttttattttattatttttacaaattaatttatctttattttgtcTATGGTATATAAGTGGCTGATTAttcaagttttatttttgttaatacagATGCCAACACACCAGATGCatgctgttttaattttttcaagAGAAAAATCCACCCAAGTAAAATTAATTCCTACAGTCTGACAAGAGCGGACTGCACTATGCCTGGAGTCATGTGAGTTTTACCACTGCTTATGTTTTAATATCTATTCCTATTTTTGTGAAAGAAAGATGCAAATGATTGCAATAAACTTTAGTTGTGAAATGTACCATCAGTGGTAATTGGGATGGGAATTCATGAAGTTTTCTCTGTGGAGTAACTGAACTCTCTTCCTTCTAACAGTTTTGTCACACAGAAGGGTTTGCGGCTCTGTGTGGAACCTAAGCTGCACTGGGTCAAGAAAACCATCCAAATCATTGATGACCGCAATATTTAGGGCTTTCAGCTGTAGTGATGATCATCAACCATTTGGTTTTAAGAGAAAAATGAGCTCTGTGATCTTCCtcctgtctttttcttttttattatagcGATAATagctagattattattattattttttttagattagtaTTTCTTACACATTTTGCTGTAAATACTCAGTTGTTTCTATCtttacctgcactgtaaaacaatacatttaaatgaacgTGTGATTTGTCtcgttttaaaaatgtaggctaagAAAAAGTTTTGACTTTTGCttctatataataatttttttgcactTTGACTATTTGTAATCtaataaagaatataaaaacataaaaacagccTTCTGATGATTCCCGATTTACTTCTAAagtgttgttaaataaatgtagTATTGTTCTATTACACAATAACACTTTTTTTACGTGAGCTTGATCTTAACTGATAATAATAAAGACTGTAAAACATattcgtaaattagcagttttccagaTTTTgtgattgatttttgtttttccacatttatttatgctttctaattgttacaatttttttctgacaacttttgaccttgaaaagtttgtaaaagtgattttattcacatttttagtagtttaaagtgatctattggaataaactgccagtacattttctgttattttacagacttatttctctgtatattattatacattatattattttaaagtactatcctgtcaataaaagtcactttgttgaattgaattttcaacatcagaagtcaacACCGctgagatcaagatcccataatgcaattcatgtgtaaataaactgaaaacacttgttaatcacaaaatacagaaactggtcattaacagatttttttgcatatatatatatttttttttacagtgtatctataTACATATGTGCATGTgcatttataaacaaatatttagacTTCTCACATTATCACAAGAATTATGATGTCGATAATGTCAGATAGTTTTGATTGATACAGTTTGTAATATTATATCAAAAATAAGTCTGGAAACtatatgctgcgtaaaacatatgctggataaggttttaaatatatttaaagagatatttttcaaaatttttttaattagatatttttcaagacacttctataccgcttaaggtgacatttaaaggctttactaggttagttaggttaactaggcaggttagggtgattaggcaagttattataatgatggtttgttctgtagactatagaaaaaatatacagcttaaaggggctaataattttgaccctaagaCAATATTTACTAAACTATCATTGCAATCAAATATCAATATGTTGGTTTGTTAGCCTCAACATCAGCTGATAATATGTGACAGTTTACTTCATTTGGCTATACTCGCTTGCATAAATGGACTATTGTACTAATAGTGTAATAGTAAACTGTAATAGTGTCCTGCACACACTactaaaaatcttttaaaatgagaaaattatATCTGGTgcgtgattttttatttattttttgctttgacTAAGCATAGTGTGACATACTGCAgtctgaaaaaaagagaaaaacttcCAGAAGTTCCAgtatttattactgaaaaaagtatttcTACTCATTCCACTCATTTTACAACATGAAATCTTTCAGCCAGGAAATCTATTAtccatttaatttttcttttatgcagTCACACTTTTCTACATGAGCTTGATCataactgataataataaaatacacctGTTTAAACCGGTAAACAATTTTACAAAAGGTCACCCGATAGACTGCATATCTACACTAAATTTATTCAATTAACTTGCTGACTATGCAAAGCAGTTGTGGACTCacaacatttaactttttttgtcattattaataattcataatgTTAATAGTCATAAGAAGAAATAGATTTGTAGTTGTGCCAAAACCCAGAGTAAACATGTTGTAGTGGTGAGACAAGAAATCTTCAATTGAGTGGATCTTGTTAAAACACCAGACCCCTCTCTAAAGTGGTTTGATGAGGAGAACAAAGACAGTCTAAATACttctgaattaaaaataaaatgttttctgtaAAGCGTcatataaaacatttacattactattgatgtttgcatttgaatttaatgGTTAATAATTCAACAAATTGATTTTTGAGGTCAGTTGAGCtacatgttcttcctgtgctcacgtgggtttctcaCAGGTTCTGCGGTTTCCTcacacagttcaaaaacatgtgtcataagtgaattgatcaatctaaattagcacAATAGACAAGCTCTTAGccagcagtatatctctatatgggggtgacgcagtggcgcagtaggtagtgctgtcacctcacagcaagaaggtcgctggtttgagcctcggctgggtcagttggtgtttctgtgtggagtttgcatgttctccctgcgttcgcgtgggtttcccccgggtgctccggtttcccccacagtccgaagacatgcagtacaggtgaattgggtaggctaaattgtctgtagagtgtgattgtgtgtggatgtttcccagagatgggttgcggctggaagggcatccgctgcgtaaaaatgtgctggataagttggtggttcataccactgtggcgaccccggattaataaagggaataagccgaaaagaaaatgaatgaataaatatctcTATATAGCAACTTATAAACTGTCATCAGCCCTAAATAATgggggagttcatcaagatctaccttgccctgcaaacgggaggtagccccgggctcgaggatcctcccgggctcagggctctctccctggacagcatgccgaccatgctttataatcaatcatcatataagtgtgaactcttgaagtgtaaaaaatctgattaacataattatacaataattaacattattgtttttttttaaataagtgttaAAAGCAATAAGCCATGACTGTTTACTTTATTAAAACTTCTTgacaaatgtataaaataaagtaCAGTAAGTGTGAGCCTTCATACCTTACATTATTAAAAGGGCAGCGTAACTTGGTGTTGGTGGGCTTGTCTTTTAATAGCTCTATTTTCACACCTATGCGGTATTTCATAGATGTTAAAACATCAGAGCTATGCGTGGAAGATGAGAACGTGTGGTTGGACGCTTTGTGACCGTAAACTTAGCAGCTACATTTCCTGTTGCAGGAGGCCGTGTCTTTTACAtcgctttcaaactattttattgtattattctaGGCGACACGAGTGggttatttactataaattacataCATAATACACATAAATTACATAGTATTTAAGCTTTTTTGACACTGCAAAAGTAATTTGCTGAAACCGAAATATCCATTGTTGACCACTAACCGTTTGTTTGGTTGAGGTATGGGCTAGCGTACTCACCATGTTAAAACGACACCAAACACTGACGGTCACAGAGTTGACTTGACTGAAGAAACATCGCCCTCTGCTGACACAAACTGATGAAAATCCATATACCGAATAGACCAATTGAAAATGTTATTAGGTAAAgctttgagtaaaatattattctatAAAGGTTTAATATTACAAGAATTTCTttgaacatttaaatacaaataatgtaatTTAGAGCATTTTATTTTCCcacaaaatgacaattggtcagaataaatgagaaaacaaacTCACTACATTTACTCACAGTATATCTTCATTTCATGACTTGCACACTAGAATTTTAGAGGACACAATAATAATGCTTTACATAAggtatatttgaagagttcagatacttcctagtgccatctgaaatgttcttctaaattttctcagcctcctacacttatgttcagttatttctctTTAAAGGCcttgaaaataacctattctttgccataaatggAAGACTGTTGAACCTTACAcagcttaagaaaaaaaaatgctagttttagaagaaaattccagatggcacttaaaggcttttgcatctgaagtaGAACTTTTAATTTTGTCAAGTCAGTTGATTGTTTTCTCTATCTGCATGAAATGAAGCTTCTCTTTCTCATGAAGTATACCGAGTCTGAAAtcaaaatgtgaacaaaataaaaatggaaaGATTTGCTTCAAAGAGTTCAGATATCATTTTAGATACTACTAGAACTTCTGTTACTAgagcttctatgttaagctgctttgacacaatctacattgtaaaagcgctatagaaataaacatgaattaaatagaATTTTACTGTTAACACATGAGGTAAGCTAGTAATACAAACTTTCCATCTCAACTGATACACTGCACAATTATCCACTTCTCTGAAGTCCTCTCCATTACAtcattaaatacttaaaattgataGAAAGCCCAATAATTGAGGTGCATTTGATTTGCAGGGATTTGATTGCACATGATGGCGGCCCAGCTAGAAGAGCATTGCAATAGTCCAGTCTTAAAAAATGACAATGAGTTGTACAGCATGCTCCTTCACAAAGGATCTGATCTATACAGATGTTGTTAATGGAagcttttgtgttgttttaattaaTCTTTGAGCATATAAATGCAGAACATGTGATACCTTATCTGAAAggtacagttcacctaaaaatgaaagattcgtcatcatttattcacccactTTTCTCAAacctttgatttgatttatttattttcgaacaaagtatcatacataaaatatcattaacaaaaatacatttcaacatggtcgaaaatggagtgggatgaagcacaagcttattattttcccaccccattaccacatacatcattcgtctattacttaaacttatttcttcttttacttatctcttctttttacatgaacaTATTTGATCCTTTTGGcatatttgacaaattatatgtttggttccatttgtacctttatattttgtaacataaacccagagaaaaaaaaccatagtactgcaaatagccattaattaaaatttcatcataccttttaaatcaccttcatcattatattcctataataatatatatttatacaactttttaaattgattattatcctgacattgtttgagagtcagatctagactgttccatagttttacaccacagacagacatacacaaactttttaaagttgttcttgttttcaacctcctaaaattgagttcttctctcagattatatcccccttgtcgTTTTTCGAAAAACGTTTGCATGCATTTTGGAAgtagtttattcctagctttaaacataaattgtgctgatttaaatttaaccaaatcattgaacttaagtatctttaatttaaaaaataaaggatttgtatgctccaaataccccacgTTTTCTATGAGTCTAATTACTTTGAAGTTATTTTTTCTATTGatcacaaatgaatgaatgaaaaaaagcaACCATTGACGTCCATCGTTTTTGTTCTTAATAGGATGTCAATAGctattttcaacattcttcaaaatatctttttttgtgttcaacagaagaaaaaaagtttaGTGTGAGCAAATGGTGAGGAAattctcaattttgtgtgaactgtccctttaatgctgTTTTCTCAACACTGTTTGCTGTTTGAGttgaacacattcattcattcattcaattcggtttagtgcctttattcatcagggatcaccacagcggaatgaactgccaacttatccagtatatgttttacacagcggatgcccttccagctgcaacccagtactggaaaacatccaaacacactcattcacacacatagcacatgtctctggactgtgggataccagaacacctggaggaaacctacacaaacacggggagaacatgcaaactccacacagaaatgccaactgatataCCCAGGACTCATACCagtgaccttctggctgtgaggcaacagtgctaaccacagagtcACCGTGTTGCCCCCCTGAGTTGAACACATTAAATCAAAATCTTTTCTGATTATGTCTGTGTAGCAGTTTTGCTCTGTTGTTGAATAACACATGCTTGCTTTTTGTGTCAATACAAGCAAGTAAATACAAATATTGTACATCTTGCCTGCTTCATTATAAGAGGATAGTGAATGATTAAGACTGTGTAAATATTTTTCCCACTGGGATAGATGAACTTTTCTAGTAGTGAGATTGCACCACTGAAATTCAGTTGGCTTTTTCTTTCCAACCCAGACATCATGTTTCAGTCTGAACAAAGTCCGTCAGCGCCAGAGCCgtggacagagaaagagagagcaacaacagaagccaaaaaatgctCAATCATCACATGATTCTTGTAGACTTCACATAGTTTTAGGAAGTTTGTGACGGAGAATGCAGAGTTAGAGAGACTGAACTGAGATTTTAGATATATAGGAATAAATAACTCCACAGATGACTGTTTATAACACACCAACACATGAATGTTGTGTgaattaaaatcaatatttaccaaaacatatttcaaaatgtatttcagggtaaaaaaacatttactgtatCTTATTTGAAATAATTTAGAAGAATTGCATTCTACAGCAGTTTATAGACTAATATAAATGTATCTTA harbors:
- the ccl36.1 gene encoding C-C motif chemokine 36.1, with protein sequence MGHYCVYLLVGLLAITFLQTGVMGNHANTPDACCFNFFKRKIHPSKINSYSLTRADCTMPGVIFVTQKGLRLCVEPKLHWVKKTIQIIDDRNI